The Mycolicibacterium cosmeticum sequence GTGCTCGGGGGCCTCGGCGACCTCCGGTGAGCCCGGCAGGTGGTGGTGCACACTGATCCACACCGTGTCGCCGATGGCCGTGACCTCGACGCGCGGATCGGTGTGCTGCGGATGTGCCGAGGCGCCGGCGGCGGTGTCGCAGATGATGCTGGCAATCAGCTCACCGCCTGCCACCGTCAGACCGATCCTGGCGCGTTCCCTGGCCTGGGCAAGCGCGTTGCGCAGCGGCGCCAGGATCTGGTGCCGAGTGTCCTCGTCGAGTTGCGGGAGGTTGTTGTCGGCGTTCATCGTGACGATCACCCCGCGCCGGTCGGCCGCGTCGACGGCGCTGCGCAACTCCGCGACGAGCGGATGGCTGAAGGTGCGCGACTGAAAGATGTAGAGCCGCAACCGGCGCGATTCCAGCCGGGCCCGCTGCCTGGTCTCGGCGTCGACGGCGCCGGTGCTCAAGGTCTGCAGCAACGGGAACACACCGCGGATGAGTTTCGACGTCCGGCGGACATAGTCGTCATGCAGAGCCTCGGCGATGCGGTGCCGGTCGGCCATGGCCCAGCGCTGGCGGAGCTCCTCGGCCGCCGCGACGGTCGCGTTGCGCAGCAGTTCCGGGAAGGCCAGCGCGAACATCTGCACCAGGGCGATGCCGGCGGTGTAGAGGGCCAGGTTGAACGCCATCTCGATGCCGGGCTGCCGCACGAAGGTGAGGATCGCGGTGCCCAGCCAGAAGGCGACCATCGTCGCGGCGGCATACCGGATCCGCCAGCGCAGCAGGAAGGGCAGCACGCACAGTCCGGAGGCGATCAGTGGCCACTGGGCGGGCGTGCCGAGTAACTCGGCGGGCAGTGACAGCGACTGGACCACGATGACCGCGGCCATCACGGTCAGGGCGGGGAAGCTGAGGTTGGGGCCGCGGTCGAGCACCCTTGGCACACCGGCGATGACGACGAGGGCGGCGATCCCGCCGAGCACGAACTGGATCAGCGGCCGCTCGGTGTGGGCGGCGGCGTACGGCACCGCGACCAGCAATTGGACCAGCGCGAAAACCGCGATGCCGAGCCCGAACTGGATGAGCACCCGCTCGGTGAGTTGGTCGATGTCGTCGAGGGTCGCGGTGGTGGTCGCGGAGCACGGAGCCTGGTCCCACGTCAGCGTCACCCTGGTCCCGGTGCCCGGCAACGAGGTGATCGTCGCGCTGCCGTCGATGCGGCGCATCCTGGCGACGATCGATTCGGCGACGCCATGGCCGAGGGTGGTGGCATCCGGGTCGAAGCCGACGCCGTCGTCGACGACGGTGATCATGCCGGGCGCGACGTCGATCTCGATGCGCGACGCGTGGGCGTGCCGTTCGGCGTTGTTGAGCGCTTCGCGGACCGCGGCGAGCACCGTGCGGGCCGTGCGCCCACTGAGGACGAGGCCGGGCCGGCCGGACAACTCGATCTGCGCCGGAAGGTGCGCGACCTCGTGCCGTATCGCCGCGACGATAT is a genomic window containing:
- a CDS encoding sensor histidine kinase; this translates as MSERQVIQRGQDLAIILLNTVTLVAVSSALLLPGTPECAHGATLLGLVGGWAAFRLCTRSRALPFQLADFCYVLIVAAAIPWCDPRPESLYINSVPQVIAGAAVIAFTMAQPPRISFVASALIAVAYAFGCAQLVGWHGAAQVPMLFYMLGIEWTIVAALLATGLAIARQVDQARAENHDAALRDAIAAAVRDHELEHLALVHDTAASTLYLVGEGADISPDRIAAQARRDLELLTGGPARAEPMPDTDIVAAIRHEVAHLPAQIELSGRPGLVLSGRTARTVLAAVREALNNAERHAHASRIEIDVAPGMITVVDDGVGFDPDATTLGHGVAESIVARMRRIDGSATITSLPGTGTRVTLTWDQAPCSATTTATLDDIDQLTERVLIQFGLGIAVFALVQLLVAVPYAAAHTERPLIQFVLGGIAALVVIAGVPRVLDRGPNLSFPALTVMAAVIVVQSLSLPAELLGTPAQWPLIASGLCVLPFLLRWRIRYAAATMVAFWLGTAILTFVRQPGIEMAFNLALYTAGIALVQMFALAFPELLRNATVAAAEELRQRWAMADRHRIAEALHDDYVRRTSKLIRGVFPLLQTLSTGAVDAETRQRARLESRRLRLYIFQSRTFSHPLVAELRSAVDAADRRGVIVTMNADNNLPQLDEDTRHQILAPLRNALAQARERARIGLTVAGGELIASIICDTAAGASAHPQHTDPRVEVTAIGDTVWISVHHHLPGSPEVAEAPEHSIA